One segment of Erigeron canadensis isolate Cc75 chromosome 2, C_canadensis_v1, whole genome shotgun sequence DNA contains the following:
- the LOC122587353 gene encoding CBS domain-containing protein CBSX3, mitochondrial-like, which produces MQVIARAIKSCQETFRIPVLQQLKKYTENATSIESQLMHQKGLENTTVSEVLMTKEDEKVGSWLWCRSDDTVYDAAKQMALNNIGSLVVLKPGDEHMIAGIITERDYMQKVIVKDRSLKSTKVGEIMTNQNKLVTVTSDTNVYQAMRLMSENHIRHIPVIDGRIVGMISIVDVVRAVVDQQSNELNKLNDFIKGDYY; this is translated from the exons ATGCAAGTTATTGCAAGAGCTATAAAATCTTGTCAGGAAACATTTCGTATACCAGTCTTGCAGCAACTGAAAAAGTACACAGAGAATGCAACGAGTATAGAATCCCAACTAATGCATCAAAAGGGTTTGGAAAATACTACAGTTTCTGAAGTTTTGATgacaaaagaagatgaaaaagttGGATCCTGGCTCTGGTGCAGGAGTGACGACACAGTCTATGATGCGGCAAAGCAA ATGGCTCTAAACAATATTGGATCTTTAGTGGTTCTAAAGCCTGGAGATGAGCATATGATTGCAGGAATCATTACTGAAAGAG ATTACATGCAGAAGGTAATTGTCAAGGACAGATCACTAAAATCCACCAAAGTCGGGGAAATCATGACAAACCAG AACAAGCTGGTAACAGTGACATCTGATACAAATGTGTATCAAGCAATGCGACTAATGTCAG AAAACCATATACGACACATTCCAGTAATAGACGGACGAATAGTTGGGATGATTTCTATTGTTGATGTTGTAAGAGCTGTAGTGGATCAACAAAGCAATGAATTGAATAAATTGAACGACTTCATCAAAGGCGACTACTACTAG